The Rhizoctonia solani chromosome 1, complete sequence sequence aagctccaactgcgtcAGGGTGTTCCTTGTGAAATTCCTCTAGGACTTCTTGAGCATTTCCCACATTGTCTATTGGCTCCCACAAGTTACTTCCTTCatcataacctttccatttgaccagaTACCATAACTTCTTTGTCTTTCCTCTTCCTTTCCACTTGCTATCTAGGATCTtctctactttgtattcctcttcaccttcttctgtaatgataggtgcaggttgaggaggatcgcgtccatgagggtcaggatggaaTTTTGTCAGAAGATTAATGTGAaatactggatgtatgcgcatggtaTGGGGTAGTTGCAATTTATACGCATGTGatccaattttttcaattacCAAGTAGGGGCCTAGCTTTTTGTGGCTAAGCTTGATAGATGGTCTATTGGTGGATATATTTTGATGATTTAGCCACACTTTGTttcctacttgaatttcttcttcttccctgtgacgttgatcatagaagtgtttcatcctttcttgggatattgataacgctgccttgacttcatcataGCCCTTTTCTAGGAATTCCGCATGTTCTTCTGCGTTAGGGACTGATTCATCTGACTTTTGACCAACTGTAAATCTTGGATTATAGCCGTAACattttggaaaggggatttgcctgtggaagtctgtttcaaattgttcaaggcaaatttggccaatggcaatAGTGACACCCAGTCTGATTGACgatgattcccaaacatacgtataaagatcttggcCTCTTGTTGTATCCGTTCCGTTTGACCATctgtttgaggatggtaggctgtagaATATGTAGGCTTGATGTCTAGCCTTTTATATAGGTGACaaataaacttggcattaaATGTAGGGCCTCTATCTGAAACTGTACTCTTGGGAAGgccatgtaacttccagatGTATGTAATAAATaagttggcaatgtcaataGCTGATGCTGTGGATTGGGTAGGAATAAAGtggaccatttttgagaaacGGTCAATGACAGTAAGGATGGCGTTGAAGCCTTCTGAAATTGgtagtcccacaatcatgtcataggctatatcttcccaaggacgttcaggaatttgtaaTGGCTTTAGCAGTCCtacaggtacttgatttgttggcttggacctgatacaggttttgcagtggctgacataagaattgacaaactttttcagcaatggccagtAATAACTCCTGGAAATAAGTTCTAGTGTCCTGGtttgtcctgggtgtcctgcagCCAATGCGTCATGTCTAGACTCCAAGATGAGGTTCCTAATAGTATCATCTCTGggtacaaagatttttccttgataccatagtaATCCTTCTTTTAACTCCCAGTCAACTACTTTATCCTTGTTCTGAAGTTTGTACAAGATTTCCTTAAGGCGTTCATCCTTGTAGATTGCTTCACCAATCAGGTCATTAATTTCCTGATCCGGAGTGATTGACGCAATGAAAAGTTctggtttcaggagaacttggttctctacccccccttcaaggggtactaaaTCATATTGTCTTGAGAGAATATCCGCTTTTTTGTTTTGCGCTCCAGGTCTGTAGataatttggaagttataatCAACCAGGAAGTTGGCCCATTGAATTTGTCGTTTATTCAAGGATTGTGATGTGGAGAAGTGTTCCAGGTTCTTATGATCCGTGAGAACCTGGACTGGTAATTCCGACCCCTCTAATAgatgacgccattccttgaatgccctaatgactgcTAACAGCTCTTTGTCGAAAATATTGTAGTTCTTTTCAGCCGGTGacagggattttgatagataTGCTACAGGGGCCAGTTTTTCCTTCAGGGTTACGCTGTGATAATATGGCTCCTGTTGCGTAATCGGATGCATTGCATTCTACGTAGAATTGTTTTGTAGTGTTGGGCTGTAAAAGTAGAGGTGCTGATGTAAGACACTTCTTCAGGCCAtcaaaggattgttgttccacctgttcccatttccaaataCTATCTTTTTTGAGCAGGTTGTAAAGAGGTTGTGCCATATTACCAAAGTTTGGAATAAATtgtctatagaaatttacAAACCCTAAGAATTCCTGAATAttcttgacattcttaggtgttgaccaattcattgcATCCGTGACCTtggattgatctacttcTATGCCAAATTCCGATATAATGAATCCTAGGTAGTCGATCCttttgacgtggaaatgacatttCTCAATATTACAAAAAAGGTTGTTATCCTGCAGCCTTTTAAGCACTTCTCGCACATGGGCTTCATGGTCTTTTTTGTTAAGAGAGAATACTAGAATATTGTCCAAATATATGATAACGTAGACATCCAGAAGGTCCctgaatatctcattcatcatgtcttgGAAGGCTGCCGGTGCATTTGTTAgtccaaagggcatgaccaaatattcaaatagtccgtattttgttttgaaagcggttttccattcatcgccttctttgatttggactAGGTTGTACCCTGCCTTAAGatcaaatttgctaaagatcttggcaccttgtaatttctcaatgagattctgtggcaagggcaggggatagacgtttttcttggtcatacTGTTCAGACGCTGGTaatccacacacatgcgtagtttcccatttttctttttgacaaataatatGGGAGAGGCCATAGGGGATCTAGACGGGCGGATTAGACCAGCTTTGAGCTGTTTCTCAATGGTTTCTTTAAGTTCCGCATCTTCCCTTGGACCTAAACTGTATATGGGCCATGTTGTGGTTGCGCATCCGGAAGTAACTCAATGGCAATGTTGTAAGGACGGTGGGGTGGTAATTTTGACGATTCCTCCTCTGAAAATACTCCAGCAAATTCTTGATAAGGGGCAGGAATTTCTTCcactgctttgagttctaaAACAGCAGGTGTGGCTAAACAGTTGTTGGAACAATACAAGGAATTAaaaacaagtgtatgtttttcccacaaaatttggggattgtgttttttaaccatgacattcctaaaactaattggtgattgccaatattggaaatatggcatTCTAGTTCCTTGGTgtggttgccaatggtacatttaaacCGCGTAAAATGGGTAATTTGGCCAGAATtgatttcttggccatcaataacgcgtaGTTTCTTGGgaattggatgtatataggTCGGAAGTCAATAGGTTTCtactaaaagagggtggatgaagcaGGAC is a genomic window containing:
- a CDS encoding Retrotransposable element Tf2 protein, whose product is MPYFQYWQSPISFRNVMVKKHNPQILWEKHTLVFNSLYCSNNCLATPAVLELKAVEEIPAPYQEFAGVFSEEESSKLPPHRPYNIAIEEDAELKETIEKQLKAGLIRPSRSPMASPILFVKKKNGKLRMCVDYQRLNSMTKKNVYPLPLPQNLIEKLQGAKIFSKFDLKAGYNLVQIKEGDEWKTAFKTKYGLFEYLVMPFGLTNAPAAFQDMMNEIFRDLLDVYVIIYLDNILVFSLNKKDHEAHVREVLKRLQDNNLFCNIEKCHFHVKRIDYLGFIISEFGIEVDQSKVTDAMNWSTPKNVKNIQEFLGFVNFYRQFIPNFGNMAQPLYNLLKKDSIWKWEQVEQQSFDGLKKCLTSAPLLLQPNTTKQFYEPYYHSVTLKEKLAPVAYLSKSLSPAEKNYNIFDKELLAVIRAFKEWRHLLEGSELPVQVLTDHKNLEHFSTSQSLNKRQIQWANFLVDYNFQIIYRPGAQNKKADILSRQYDLVPLEGGVENQVLLKPELFIASITPDQEINDLIGEAIYKDERLKEILYKLQNKDKVVDWELKEGLLWYQGKIFVPRDDTIRNLILESRHDALAAGHPGQTRTLELISRSYYWPLLKKFVNSYVSHCKTCIRSKPTNQVPVGLLKPLQIPERPWEDIAYDMIVGLPISEGFNAILTVIDRFSKMVHFIPTQSTASAIDIANLFITYIWKLHGLPKSTVSDRGPTFNAKFICHLYKRLDIKPTYSTAYHPQTDGQTERIQQEAKIFIHFHRQIPFPKCYGYNPRFTVGQKSDESVPNAEEHAEFLEKGYDEVKAALSISQERMKHFYDQRHREEEEIQVGNKVWLNHQNISTNRPSIKLSHKKLGPYLVIEKIGSHAYKLQLPHTMRIHPVFHINLLTKFHPDPHGRDPPQPAPIITEEGEEEYKVEKILDSKWKGRGKTKKLWYLVKWKGYDEGSNLWEPIDNVGNAQEVLEEFHKEHPDAVGA